A region from the Triticum urartu cultivar G1812 chromosome 1, Tu2.1, whole genome shotgun sequence genome encodes:
- the LOC125524127 gene encoding protein FAR1-RELATED SEQUENCE 5-like → MSNVPFNKRALRGLCGEISTDQADDDVRKTMEVFAELGAKDSGLYYRVQPDADSRIRNLLWSTGASRMQYHYFGDAITFDTTYRTNLYDMPFDLFVGVNNHFQSVIFGGVLIRDETVETFEWVFTEFIRMMGGKLPQTVLTDQCRSMEIAIKNVLPSCTHRWCKWHMLKKAKETFGRYYTKRSNFRADFHKIVHHMLTEDEFENAWKMLIDTYGLQKNNYLINLYEVRAKWAKPYFKGKFCAKMTSTQRSESANHMLKAYIPASCPMHLFVRQYMKLLFDREAVENYEERRTKITAPVMRLNKPLEQHASTVYTRAMFEKFGDILYEGGQYRVEEVENKVKYLVHRYHPERYEKWCRVVHVVHVIDAGAHVSCECGNFEHMGILCCHALKVLEFMGFTEIPAKLILKRWTKDARDVLPEHLAHLQKDQISANSITFRHSNLYMHAMEVVRLGDANTEAYDKAMDLLKVAMQELSPIAAIRDGLGLEDKVKEIKAAPKDQATLKGHGCGYGSDAEGSGIGNLLGLTAHVHKRKPGRPTNNRDKPPYDDRGAKNKKPKNSKKVDAEGGCGTSKRTRFCSICREPGHKSTTCPQRGDMPPKQRKEAKCTNCGVGGHRKNTCNNPKVVLHVVENAGLCLAG, encoded by the exons ATGAGTAATGTGCCGTTCAACAAAAGAGCACTCAGAGGGCTGTGTGGAGAGATTAGTACGGACCAAGCTGATGACGATGTTAGGAAAACAATGGAAGTTTTTGCGGAGCTGGGGGCTAAGGATTCGGGCTTATACTACAGGGTGCAACCAGATGCTGACAGCCGAATCAGGAACTTGCTGTGGTCCACAGGCGCCAGTCGAATGCAGTACCATTATTTTGGCGATGCAATAACATTTGATACAACATATCGGACAAATCTGTATGACATGCCATTCGACCTTTTTGTTGGTGTCAACAACCACTTTCAGAGTGTTATTTTCGGAGGAGTCCTGATACGTGATGAGACGGTAGAGACATTTGAGTGGGTGTTCACTGAATTCATCCGAATGATGGGCGGGAAGCTGCCTCAAACTGTGCTGACAG ATCAGTGCAGATCTATGGAGATCGCAATAAAGAATGTACTGCCAAGTTGCACACACCGTTGGTGCAAATGGCACATGCTTAAGAAGGCAAAGGAAACTTTTGGTCGATACTACACTAAGCGTAGCAACTTTAGAGCAGATTTCCATAAAATAGTTCATCACATGCTGACAGAAGACGAATTTGAAAATGCATGGAAGATGTTAATAGACACGTATGGGCTCCAGAAGAACAACTATCTCATTAATCTATACGAGGTTAGGGCCAAGTGGGCAAAACCTTATTTCAAAGGCAAATTTTGTGCGAAGATGACAAGCACGCAGAGAAGTGAGAGTGCAAATCACATGTTGAAAGCATATATCCCAGCGAGCTGTCCTATGCACTTATTCGTCCGCCAATACATGAAACTACTGTTTGACCGTGAAGCAGTCGAAAACTATGAGGAACGACGAACAAAAATA ACAGCTCCAGTCATGAGGCTGAACAAACCTCTGGAACAGCATGCCAGCACTGTTTACACGAGAGCTATGTTCGAAAAGTTTGGTGACATCCTCTACGAAGGTGGCCAATACAGGGTGGAGGAAGTTGAGAATAAAGTAAAATACTTAGTACATCGGTATCATCCAGAAAGATATGAGAAATGGTGTCGGGTTGTGCATGTCGTCCACGTAATTGATGCAGGTGCACATGTGTCCTGTGAATGTGGTAATTTTGAACATATGGGTATCCTGTGCTGTCATGCTCTTAAG GTACTTGAGTTCATGGGTTTTACTGAGATCCCCGCAAAGCTCATACTGAAGAGGTGGACAAAAGATGCAAGAGATGTGCTTCCAGAACATCTAGCACATCTACAGAAGGATCAGATATCAGCGAATTCAATAACTTTCAGGCACTCCAACCTCTACATGCACGCTATGGAGGTTGTAAGGCTTGGTGATGCAAACACAGAAGCATACGATAAGGCCATGGATTTGTTGAAGGTAGCAATGCAAGAGCTGTCACCTATAGCTGCCATTCGAGATGGGCTTGGCCTAGAAGACAAAGTGAAGGAAATTAAAGCAGCACCAAAAGATCAAGCTACTCTGAAAGGACATGGCTGTGGATATGGAAGTGATGCAGAAGGCAGTGGTATTGGCAATTTGTTGGGACTAACAGCTCATGTGCATAAGCGCAAGCCTGGTCGACCTACCAACAATAGGGACAAACCTCCATACGATGATCGGGGAGCAAAAAACAAAAAGCCTAAGAATAGTAAGAAAGTGGATGCTGAAGGCGGGTGCGGAACAAGCAAACGAACCAGGTTTTGTAGCATATGCCGAGAACCAGGGCACAAGAGTACAACTTGCCCACAACGAGGCGACATGCCTCCAAAGCAAAGGAAGGAAGCTAAGTGCACCAACTGTGGAGTAGGCGGTCATCGAAAGAACACATGCAACAATCCAAAAGTTGTGCTTCATGTTGTAGAAAATGCTGGGCTTTGCTTAGCTGGATAG
- the LOC125537096 gene encoding uncharacterized protein LOC125537096: MIAKAIREENSYQGKKTCRLTTSAAAPPSIAPLAQALWLCPMDWSFRSILTDLARKLMQRRMKIYRNHWNQRADGPSLPGGDDGDPDEVQSALAAAEGVGEHDPNQHRPAVPLASVTALVVLCQSHLVLRTQHRARRWMSELQNGQSMFDYMQNQGLY, encoded by the exons ATGATAGCAAAGGCTATAAGAGAAGAAAACTCATATCAAGGGAAGAAAACATGTCGTCTGACAACTTCGGCGGCAGCTCCACCATCCATAGCTCCTCTGGCGCAGGCTCTGTGGCTGTGCCCGATGGATTGGAGCTTCCGCTCCATTCTAACCGATCTAGCTCGGAAGTTGATGCAGAGGCGCATGAAGATATACCGGAATCACTGGAACCAGAG AGCGGACGGACCGTCCTTGCCGGGCGGAGATGACGGCGACCCTGACGAGGTGCAGTCCGCCCTCGCAGCAGCAGAGGGCGTTGGCGAGCACGATCCCAACCAGCACCGCCCGGCGGTGCCATTGGCGAGTGTCACAGCTCTAGTTGTGCTCTGTCAATCACATCTGGTCCTGCGCACTCAGCATCGTGCGCGGAGGTGGATGAGCGAGCTTCAAAACGGTCAAAGCATGTTTGACTACATGCAAAACCAAGGCCTGTACTAG